The segment AGTGAGCTTCACTGTTCCAGAGGGAAAGCTTATAGGTGTAATCGGTCCTAATGGAGCTGGGAAGTCGACGTTGATTAAAGCAATACTGGGGTTAATTCCTAAGGCAAGTGGAGATGTTCAAATTTATAAAAAGCCGTATAAAGCTCAACGAAAGCTTGTAGGGTACGTACCACAAAGAGGCTCTGTTGATTGGGATTTCCCAACCAATGCATTAGATGTAGTTTTAATGGGGAGATACGGTCACGTTGGATGGTTTCGCAGGCCGCATAAGAGGGATGTAGAGTTTGCTCTTTCTTGTCTAGATAAAGTTGGGATGAAGGAATTTGCTAATAGACAAATTAGTCAGTTATCAGGTGGACAACAGCAACGTGTGTTTCTTGCAAGAGCTTTGGCACAAGATGCAACAGTCTATTTTATGGATGAACCTTTTGTTGGAGTCGATGCAGCTACTGAAAAAGCAATCATTGCTTTATTGACAGAATTAAAATCACAAGGAAAAACAGTGCTCGTTGTACATCATGATTTACAAACAGTAAAGGAATATTTTGATTGGGTGCTGCTTTTAAACATGAGGAAAATCGCAATTGGTCCTACAGAAGAAGTATTTACAATTGATAATTTACAAAAAACATATGGTGGACGATTGGCATTTCTTGAACACGGAAATGCATTAGTTGAACAATAGGAGTGAAATATTATGTGGGCTACACTCATTAGCACGTTATCAGATGCAAATACTCAATGGGTGTTAATAGGAACCGTTTTATTAGGGATAGCTAGCGGTGTGTTAGGGAGCTTTGCATTACTTCGAAAGCAGAGCTTACTAGGGGATGCGATGGCACATGCTGCTTTACCTGGGATATGTATAGCTTTTTTACTTTACGGTTCAAAGTCAATTGTGTTATTTCTAATTGGTGCAGCAATTTCAGGCTTAATAGCAACTTATTTTATACAGTCTATTATATCCTTTTCGAGAATTAAGGAAGATACGGCGATTGGCTTAATTCTATCTGTGTTTTTTGGTTTTGGAATTGTCTTATTAACATTTATTGCACAAAACAGTTCGGGGAATCAAAGCGGTTTAGACGACTTTATCTTTGGGCAGGCTGCATCGCTAATAGGTACGGATGTAAAAGTTATATCTGGTGTAGCTATAACGATGCTCGTTATTACATTACTATTGTTTAAAGAATTTAAGCTTCTAACATTTGACCCTCAGTTTGCAAAGGGGATTGGATTACCAACAGGTGTTTTAAATGCATTACTCATGGTACTAATAGTTGGGGCAGTTGTCATTGGTTTACAAGCAGTTGGAGTTGTCCTCATGGCAGCTATGCTTATTACACCTGCCATAGCTGCGCGTTATTGGACAGAGAGGCTTGATTACATGGTCATTATTTCTGGAGCAATAGGTGCAGTTTCAGGTATATTAGGTACTTTAATTAGTACGACAACAACAGGTATGCCTACAGGTCCGTTAATTATCGTCGCGGCAACTATCATCTTTCTTGTTTCAATGATTTTTGCACCAAATCGCGGCTTATTAATGAAAGGAATTCGTTTGCTAAAGCTTAGAAAACTCGTAGCGAAGGAAAATATATTACTATCTTTATATGATTTTGCTGAAGAAATGATTAATACTGACAATAGGCATTATCTCCGTGCAATTGATGAAAGAGAGATTAACCAAAAACGGCCTCTATCGAGTCGACAGTTAAACAAAGTATTATTACAATTTTCAAAAGAAGGTATTGTGAAAAAAGAACCTAATCTTTCATGGCATTTAACCGAAAAAGGTTTATATGAAGCTTATAATGTAGTTTTGAAACATAGATTAATGGAAATTTATTTAATGCACGAAATGAAATTTGCAGCATTTCATGTAAAGCATGATAATCATTCATCAATATTAGATTTACCGAAAAATGTAGTTGACGAGTTGAAGAAATTATTAATTCAATACGGAAGGCAACCAAAGCTAGTGCCTAGTTCGGAAGGCAGCTTACACACTGTTTTTAGCCCTACATCAACTGAAACGCATCGACAAAAGGTAAAAGGACATGGAGGGGCAAGCTCATGAGTTATGCAGCTTGGATTATAATTACTGGTTCACTTGTAGGTATTACTTGTGGCATGATCGGATGTTTTTTAATATTGCGTAAAATGGCTATGCTTGCAGATGCAATTAGTCACACAGTTTTATTAGGGATTGTTGGAGCTTATTTAATAAGCAATAGCTTAGACGGAATAAACATGCTAATAGGGGCTGTTATAGTAGGCTTACTTACTGCTTTTTTTGTTCAACTTCTTGATTCAAGTGGAGTACAATCAGATGCAGCAATTGGTGTTGTTTTTACTTCGCTGTTTGCAGTCGGCGTCATTCTACTCTCATTATACGCTGATAATGTCCATCTAGATGTTGATCATGCATTGATGGGTGAGATCACATTTATCCCATGGGATACAATTGAAATCGCGGGTTACAATTTAGGTCCAAAGGCAGTATGGATGTTAGGTTCTGTACTTGTCATAAACCTCATTTTGATTATTTTATTTTATAAGGAAATAAAAATAGCTTCCTTCGATCCAGAAATGGCGCTAGCATTAGGAATTCCAGTTATGTTTATACACTATTTACTTATGGGGATGGTATCGATTTCAACTGTTGCATCCTTCGATAGTGTAGGGGCGATTCTTGTTGTTGCGATGCTCATCGTCCCTGGAGCAACAGCCTATTTATTAACAGAAAGGCTTAGTATCATGCTCGTCATAAGTGCACTTATCGGAGTGTTAGCTGCTGTTCTTGGATACTATGCAGCCGTCTTATGGAATGTATCAATCGCTGGAGCAATGGCAACTTCTGCTGGGATCATCTTTGCTATCACATTTTTCTTATCACCCAAGCATGGTGTACTGTCCAGGTGGTTAGCGAGAAGAAAAGTAACCATTAAGGATTTTTGATAAAAGTGTCTCAAGCTTTCACTTTGCTAAGTGAAGGGTATGAGGCGCTTTTTTTATAGAAAAGTATTGGTGAATTTTCTGCGAAGAACGTTACACGTGTTTTATAATAGGATGAAAATACCTGTATATATTAAAGCATAAAATTGATGTGAAATAAATAGCCATATTAATAATAAGCATGGAATAGTACATTTAATAAAATGAATAACTTGATGTTAATTTCTTAAGAGGTGATAGGCGTGTGAATGCTCGAAAAATCTTTGGAATATTACTAATTCTATCTTTAATGGCTGTAACTTCATGTTCAAAGAAAACAACAATTGAGGAAAATATCGACTATGTCGCATATATTTCGAAAAAAGAAGATTCAGATTCATCTCATCAGAAAATCTTTAAGGAGCTAAATCTAGGTTGGTTACTTGATTTTGAACTTGAACTTCCGTATGCAGATCAAAGCTGGGTTAATATTTGGCTTGAAGGATATGAGGATGGAGAAAAGATAAAAGCTTCTCCGTTAATACAGTTATCCTATGGGAGGGCTCCACGTAATACTTCTACAGGCTCAATGGGGTTTGGTATGATTGAATCCGCAGACCAAGATTTGTTCTTTCTATATTCTCCAGCGACAATGCAGAGACCACAAGCCCTTGAAGTAAATGATTCATATTTTTCTAAAGGTGCTAGTCAATTCTATTATGCTTTTTTAGAAGATACGATTCGATTACAATCGGGCGAAACAAGAGTATTAGCATTCTTCCGGCATAATGATGAAACAATTTTACGCCCCTATGACTACTATACTCAGGCTGGAATTGACGAAATGATCCAAGAAGAGACTTTTGTCATGGTATTAAAAATTAAAGTAGAGAAAGGCATAGATAAGTAAGAGGCTGTCCGATCGGACCTCTAAAAAATAAAGCATTTAATGAAAAATGTTATCTTTTTCATTAAATGCTTTTTCTGTGCAAACTGCTGCTTTCAGGAGGTTGTTGCTAATGCAACATTCCTTCACAAATTTATGACCGAAATGTAGTTTGGACCTTTACAAGTTCATGTTTAATCATTTTCTTACTTAAATCTTTCGTCAAGTATTCTAGCAAAAAACACTGAAAACTGTGCTCTATTGACTACACTTTCTGGTTTAAATGTGCCATCACTATATAAGTTAGTGACTTGATTAGCAGCTAATGTATTGATATAGAGGTAATTTGGCTCTGCCTTATCAACATCAATAATGTCCCCGTTAAAAGTGCCTTGTAAATCATAAGCATTTACTAGAGCAAAGGCCATATCACTTCGTTTCAGTGGATCGAAAGCATTGAATCTCTCTCCCTTAGGAAAGATTCCTTCATCAACAACTGCTGCGATTTCTTTGTAATAAATATGATCAGCTGTTATATCTTCAAACCCTGGATTAGGACGGTTATCCAAGTCAAGATTCAGAGCTCTTACGAACATAAGTGCTGCCTGTCCACGTCTAACCTCATCATCAGGACCAAAGTTACCATTTTGATAGCCTTTAATAATATTAAAATCTGATAAAAATTGAACTTCCTTTACTGCCCAATGATTTAAAGCTAAGTCTTTAAAATCACTTGTTGTTACCTCAAGGTCATAATATCCTTCTGGAGAAGATCCCCACACATCAATAACATATGTTCCTTCGCTTAATTCAGCTTCAAAAAAGCCGCCTTCAGGTGTAGCTAAAGCATAATTGATAATATTGTTTTCTTCGTCTAGTAATTTAAAAGTTAAAGAATCATACAAGGTTGCATTAGCGTAAGTTCCTTTTATACCAACTCGTTCCTTTTGAGTGAGTTGAAATGTGAAGTAGTCATTCTCGTCTGCATAATGAAAACCTTGATAGGTTGTATTTAATGCAATTGGTGTTGCGCTTGCTATTTCATTTGTCCCTAAAGAGTTTTTGAAATATTTGTCTATCTCAAAATTAATTTGTAAAGTAAATGATTCGACATTTGCAGCTGGATTTTGTTTTGTCGAAACTGCTAAATAATATGAGCCCTTAGGTAATCCTAAAATCCACGTTGAGGGTGCAGGGTTTGATAGTATTTCTTCTTTATTCTGATCTAGGATTGTATATGTATCTAATATTTCTGTCTCAGTTAGTAGTTCCAGTATGAATTTTCCATGTTGTTCAATTGAAAATGAATAATAGTATACTGACCCATCTAATTCATGAATCGTTTCAATTTCACTATTTAAGTTTATGATTTTTGCATTTTCAATTTTATCAATTTGAGCAAATACACTATTATTCCAAATGAAAGTGGAAATCAAAACGAAAATGAGAGCCATTAGTATCGATTTGTTCATTGCCCGCCTCCTTCATATTTTTATTTGCTTCTATAACCGTTTAATAGCAATGAAGACATCATTTCTGCTATTTCTTCTTTTGAAAGGTGACCGTTAGCATCGTACCATTGATAAGCCCAATTACATGATCCGAAAATCGTTTGAACTGCGATAGACGGTGGGATATCTACGAAATCACCTGATGATACAGCATTTTTATATAGTTTAGTAGCATGTTTATAATACAAACGTATATGCTGTAATGAGTTATTAATTAAATCATTTGATAAATTCTTTTTTTCATCAAAAAACAAACCAATGTCCATTTTGTTTTCCAAGATTAATAAAATATGTTGTTTCACGAGCAGATGAAATTTTTCATGATCCTTTATATCTTCTCTTGCTAAGGTGATTTTTGCAAAATCAGTAATTTTCCAAGTAACCTTATCAATAATTGAAAAAATAATTTCATCTTTACTTTTAAAATAATGATAAATTGCTGGTCGAGTCACATTGAGAGCATCAGCTACTTCTTTTAAACTAGTGGTTTTATATCCATTTCGAAAGAATAATTCTTTTGCTACATCTATAATTTTTTCAGGAGTTACGTCTTTTGATCCTCTTTTCAAATTTCTCATCCTTCTTTATAATTTCTATTCTCCGGTGTTTCGTGAAGAACTGTAAAATTTAATAACTTTAAAAGGGCAATTTACGAAGTAGGCAAGCTTATCCACAACCCATTTGCCCAAAATCTATTGAAAAATACTTTTATTCCTATTGTACATGAGATTACTAAAAATGGGACAGAAATTTTCATGGCATTTGTCCAATTTAGCACAATTACGACCTAATTACCATTCGAATATCTCACTGGTCTAATTTTAATTGCAGTGAATAAAAACATTATAGATTCTTTAATATGAAGAACTAATAATTGCACAATAATAATAATTGTGTTAATCTTCTGAATAATAAAGAATTTACTTACAAGTAAGTAAATGATAAAGGAGTGATTAAAATGAAATTACCTAACGAAATTAGCTCACAACTAAAACTACCAGTAATTGGTGCGCCTATGTTTTTAGTTTCTGGACCTGAGTTAGTTTTAGCACAGTGTAAAGCAGGAATAATTGGATCATTTCCAGCACCTAATGCTCGTACAATTGACATATTAGATAAATGGATGGCTACTATTACGATGGAGTTAAGTGACTATAAGACTGCAAATCCTAATAAAAAAGTTGCGCCTTGGGCAGCGAACTTAGTTGTTCATTCGACATACGAACGCTTGCATCAAGAATTACAATTAATAAAAACATATAAACCACAAATAGTTATAACGGCGCTTGGTAATCCAGCTGCAGTTATTGAAGCTGTTCATTCATATGGAGGTAAAGTTTTTGCGGATGTTAACTCTATAAAACATGCTAAGAAAGCAGCTTCTCTTAATGTGGATGGACTTGTACTTGTAAGCTCTGGTGCTGGAGGACATACTGGCGCAATATCTGGATTCGCTTTTGTTCAAGCGGTTCGTGAATTTTTTGATGGTATTTTAGTACTAGCAGGATCAATTTCTAATGGGAAGGCAATTTTAGCATCACAGGTTCTTGGAGCTGATCTCGCTTATATGGGGACAAGGTTTATTTCTGCTAGCGAAAGCATGGCGACAGAAGATTATAAGGGCATGTTAGTCTCCTCTTCATGTGAGGATATAATTTGTACGGACGCATTTACAGGTATCCCTGCAAATATGCTAGCACCTAGTATTAAATTAGCAGGTCTCGATCCAGATAAACTAGCAGCAAAAGCAAGTGTTGACTTTAATAATCCACAATCTGATAAAAAAGCATGGAAGGATATTTGGTCGTCAGGTCATGGTGTAGGGTCAATTAAAGCTGTTGAATCAGTAGATACGATTGTAAACAATATGTATAAAGAATATGTCGATGCCCAAAACATCATTTCTGAATTAAGTAAACGATAGCGAAAGATACTATTATGAAGAAGGTTTTAAGTACAGAAGAATATTGACAAAGTATATAAATAAAAAGGGTATTCCTTAAGTCGTTAATAATCGACTTAAGGAATACCCTTTTTTACGTTTTATGAGTATATATATTATAGGTGTTATTAATTTCGTATATAAATCGAATGATAATACATTATGTTTAAGCATTATCTAAGTAAAATAACAATGATAATTACAACAACAATAGTAACGATCAAGCTTACCGTATTCTTCGTCACAATATTTCCCTCCATATTTAAATAAATCATCCACAATCATCAGTCTAAGTTGTAGAAGTATTATTTAGTGTATGGACATATATTACATTTAATGTATAAAGTATGTATTGTAGATATTCATCCTTTTTTTCGATAGGAGTTATTTTAAGGTGGTTTTCGTATTGATTGTTGCTTTTGTTCTAACGTATTAGCACGTATACAACTAGCGTTCGTGACATCAGGTCTCTCTTAAAATTATGGAGCTCTATTAAAACTCATCATAATGCCCATTTTGAAAATAACAATAAAGTTTACGAAAAGTACTTAATAAAAAGTTAAACAATTATCTGTAAAAAATGCCATTATGAGCTAGTTCTCTAATTGCTTATTTCAATACGAAGTACATAACAACCATCGTGAAAACAATCTGTTACATGAATTGATTCAAGAAGGATGAGATTCTTGGAATTAAGCATTAAATTTTATTTGCTGATTAGAACTTACCATTTGAGAAAGATCCCGTTATCTAATCAGAAGAATAATAAGTTCAACATAATAAACAACTAGGTGGAGAGTAATGATGAATAATGACAACACGACTCCGATTATTATTTTTGATGGGGTTTGCAATTTATGTAACGGAGCTGTCCAGTTTTTACTAAAGAGAGATAAGACGGATGCATTGTGTTTTACTGCTATGCAATCAGAAGCTGCAAAGGAATTGTTAGTCACATATCAAATTCCAACCAATGTTGATAGCTTCGTTTTTATAGATGGGAATAACTTTTATTTAAAATCAACTGCAGCACTTCAAGTGTCTAAATATTTGCCGGGTTTATGGAAGGTGTTCTATCTGTGTAGGATCATACCTGTACCAATTCGTGATTATGTTTACGATTGGGTAGCAAAAAACCGCTATAAATGGTTTGGGCGTAGAACAGAATGTATGTTACCTACACCAGAAATCAAAAAGAAATTCCTTAACTAATTTGATGAACAAATAAAAAGACCTCCCCAGAAAAATATGAAAAAAATTTAGGAAGGTCTTAAAATGAAAGGAGATGTTATATTATATGCCAAATATTTTTGTTAGTATGTATCTCTGTCCTAGGGTGTTTATATCAATTTCATGAAGTATGTCAAATAATTTATGAAACGGTTTGATTTAATTAACCGTCATACAATGCATGTTTTTTAAAAATGAGTATGAAATCATTACATTTATTTCAAGAATTCCTTGCCTAAAATATGATGAAAAATTGGCTAATTTTTTCGTTATGAAAAAGAAAACGTCTGAGAAAATCAGTTGCGACCATTTCAACACCAATCCACAAGGGGGAGGTGCGATTCTTCCTTTTCTACTAGTAGCTGTGTAAACGTGTTAAAGCACATTGATCATCCAATAGACGGTCATTTTTGGATCATTATGTCTTTTTCCCCCTTATTCTTTTAGATAAAGCCATAAAACTGGCTACGATACTATTATAAATGGTACTTTATACATTTATTACTATCCCTTTACCACTCTCTTCGTTTAGCTACTAGCAATCATTTTTTGAACAATTACTGCTTATGCTATTTTAGAAATTATTTAAACTTTGAATTGTATCATACTAAAAATGTTCTACTAAACCACAACTATTAACATGAGCCTCAAAGCAATAGAACATATCAGCTGGTCAATGTTAATTTACTATCTAATAGCGTTTTAGGAAGGGTTCAGTTTAAATAATCGTAGGATATAAACGTATGTTGTCTTCCATATAATTGTAAGTAATCTTGACAGATTTATTGCGACATGGTTAGATTAAAATAGCTATATGTTAACTTGATTTTAATTTTAGTTAACAAAAGGGGTGGGTTTTTTTAATGAATGATCATGAGCAATTAATTGAAAAAAGCAAAAAGCATTTGTGGCTACCTTTTACACAAATGAAAGACTATGAAAGGGATCCTCTCATTATTGAAAGTGGAGAGGGGGTTAAGTTAAAAGATACTGAAGGAAAGGTCTATTATGATGGTTTTTCTTCTGTATGGTTAAACGTTCATGGACATAGAAAAAAAGAGCTAGATGATGCCATTCGTGCGCAGCTAGACAAAATAGCACATTCAACCTTACTAGGAATGACAAATGTACCAGCGACGGAGCTTGCTGAACAGCTCGTCAACCTAACACCTCCAGGACTTGATAGAGTTTTTTATTCAGATAGTGGTGCAACATCAGTTGAAATTGCTCTAAAAATGGCTTTCCAATATTGGAGAAACATTGGTAAAACATCAAAGCAAAAGTTTATTACAATGAACAACGGATATCATGGTGATACTGTTGGTGCTGTAAGTGTTGGCGACATAGATATATTTCATAAAGTGTATAAACCATTAA is part of the Bacillus sp. SM2101 genome and harbors:
- a CDS encoding metal ABC transporter ATP-binding protein — its product is MNPVQVENVTVAYHRKPVLQEVSFTVPEGKLIGVIGPNGAGKSTLIKAILGLIPKASGDVQIYKKPYKAQRKLVGYVPQRGSVDWDFPTNALDVVLMGRYGHVGWFRRPHKRDVEFALSCLDKVGMKEFANRQISQLSGGQQQRVFLARALAQDATVYFMDEPFVGVDAATEKAIIALLTELKSQGKTVLVVHHDLQTVKEYFDWVLLLNMRKIAIGPTEEVFTIDNLQKTYGGRLAFLEHGNALVEQ
- a CDS encoding metal ABC transporter permease — translated: MWATLISTLSDANTQWVLIGTVLLGIASGVLGSFALLRKQSLLGDAMAHAALPGICIAFLLYGSKSIVLFLIGAAISGLIATYFIQSIISFSRIKEDTAIGLILSVFFGFGIVLLTFIAQNSSGNQSGLDDFIFGQAASLIGTDVKVISGVAITMLVITLLLFKEFKLLTFDPQFAKGIGLPTGVLNALLMVLIVGAVVIGLQAVGVVLMAAMLITPAIAARYWTERLDYMVIISGAIGAVSGILGTLISTTTTGMPTGPLIIVAATIIFLVSMIFAPNRGLLMKGIRLLKLRKLVAKENILLSLYDFAEEMINTDNRHYLRAIDEREINQKRPLSSRQLNKVLLQFSKEGIVKKEPNLSWHLTEKGLYEAYNVVLKHRLMEIYLMHEMKFAAFHVKHDNHSSILDLPKNVVDELKKLLIQYGRQPKLVPSSEGSLHTVFSPTSTETHRQKVKGHGGASS
- a CDS encoding metal ABC transporter permease; its protein translation is MSYAAWIIITGSLVGITCGMIGCFLILRKMAMLADAISHTVLLGIVGAYLISNSLDGINMLIGAVIVGLLTAFFVQLLDSSGVQSDAAIGVVFTSLFAVGVILLSLYADNVHLDVDHALMGEITFIPWDTIEIAGYNLGPKAVWMLGSVLVINLILIILFYKEIKIASFDPEMALALGIPVMFIHYLLMGMVSISTVASFDSVGAILVVAMLIVPGATAYLLTERLSIMLVISALIGVLAAVLGYYAAVLWNVSIAGAMATSAGIIFAITFFLSPKHGVLSRWLARRKVTIKDF
- a CDS encoding S-layer homology domain-containing protein — translated: MNKSILMALIFVLISTFIWNNSVFAQIDKIENAKIINLNSEIETIHELDGSVYYYSFSIEQHGKFILELLTETEILDTYTILDQNKEEILSNPAPSTWILGLPKGSYYLAVSTKQNPAANVESFTLQINFEIDKYFKNSLGTNEIASATPIALNTTYQGFHYADENDYFTFQLTQKERVGIKGTYANATLYDSLTFKLLDEENNIINYALATPEGGFFEAELSEGTYVIDVWGSSPEGYYDLEVTTSDFKDLALNHWAVKEVQFLSDFNIIKGYQNGNFGPDDEVRRGQAALMFVRALNLDLDNRPNPGFEDITADHIYYKEIAAVVDEGIFPKGERFNAFDPLKRSDMAFALVNAYDLQGTFNGDIIDVDKAEPNYLYINTLAANQVTNLYSDGTFKPESVVNRAQFSVFFARILDERFK
- a CDS encoding TetR/AcrR family transcriptional regulator, translated to MKRGSKDVTPEKIIDVAKELFFRNGYKTTSLKEVADALNVTRPAIYHYFKSKDEIIFSIIDKVTWKITDFAKITLAREDIKDHEKFHLLVKQHILLILENKMDIGLFFDEKKNLSNDLINNSLQHIRLYYKHATKLYKNAVSSGDFVDIPPSIAVQTIFGSCNWAYQWYDANGHLSKEEIAEMMSSLLLNGYRSK
- a CDS encoding nitronate monooxygenase; this encodes MKLPNEISSQLKLPVIGAPMFLVSGPELVLAQCKAGIIGSFPAPNARTIDILDKWMATITMELSDYKTANPNKKVAPWAANLVVHSTYERLHQELQLIKTYKPQIVITALGNPAAVIEAVHSYGGKVFADVNSIKHAKKAASLNVDGLVLVSSGAGGHTGAISGFAFVQAVREFFDGILVLAGSISNGKAILASQVLGADLAYMGTRFISASESMATEDYKGMLVSSSCEDIICTDAFTGIPANMLAPSIKLAGLDPDKLAAKASVDFNNPQSDKKAWKDIWSSGHGVGSIKAVESVDTIVNNMYKEYVDAQNIISELSKR
- a CDS encoding thiol-disulfide oxidoreductase DCC family protein, which produces MNNDNTTPIIIFDGVCNLCNGAVQFLLKRDKTDALCFTAMQSEAAKELLVTYQIPTNVDSFVFIDGNNFYLKSTAALQVSKYLPGLWKVFYLCRIIPVPIRDYVYDWVAKNRYKWFGRRTECMLPTPEIKKKFLN